GTCTGTGATATGAAACAAAAGGCGATCCAGTGCCATGAACAAGCCTTGCTAGACAAGAACAATGGCAAATGTAAAGCTGACGGAAAAAGATCATTAGAACTTTGGAACCACCTGGGTATGTTCCAGATTATTGAAAATGGACTCATGAATCAGGTAAGAATAATTCGGAAAAGAAGCTTTCTTAATGAGACCCAGGTTCAGACAGTCAGGAAAAGCCACTGTAGTGGTGATAATCTCGAAGAGAATAATATAGGTGAAGATCAGTGAATGCTTAGCCAAGGAGAAGTTGTAGTGGAGGAGAGGCTAGCCAATCAATATAATGTAGAAAACCCTGAAGTACAAGAGGATATGACTGAAGAACAGAGACACCTCAGGATAAGACTCGAGCAAGTAATAATTACAAGAACAGAGACCAAGCCGGTGAAGTTAAGAAACTTCGACCGTAACAATGTGAAACGTGCAACCCAAAAAGTTgatgaaattatgaaatacatTCTGACAAAAGATCTGATCTGCTTCAATTTTTGTAAGTAAACTGGTTAGTAAGAAAGAGGGGAAAGTAGACGAACAGAAAGAGCCATGGTGGAAGCAGAGAATTGAAAGCATTGTTCTAACTTTGCATAAAGATCTGAGCCACATAGAAGAGTGGTCCAAAGGACAatggaaaaatgggaaaaaaatgcaAGAGTATATGTTGACGCAAagtataaaatagaaaagaaattgttCAAAATGGTTGTCGAAACCCTAAATGCTGGCAAAACATTAAAGATGTAGTGCTACATTGATCGCATATCGCAGTTCCAGAAAAACAGGTTATTCTCAAATATCCAGAGGCAGTTTTTTTTAAGGGCCTAGGAGGAAATACAGAAGATAATACGGTTCCTGAAACAGAAGAAACCCATCAATTTTGGGGTAACATCTGGGGGCAAGAAATTTCCCACAACCACGGTGCTGAGTGAATTAATTCCATGAGATCCAAACTCCACCACCCAGAGGCTCCATGACAGGCCTATGTGCACATAACAATAGAAGATGTCATTGCATAGTTATCAAAACTACCAAACTAGTTAGCGGTGGGACCAGATGGAATTCAAGGCTACTGGCCTCAGAGGTTAATGTCAACACACAAGAGAACTGCTTACAAAGCAGTGCAGTTCCGGAGTGGATAGTAGAGGGAAAAACAACATTGTTAATGAAAGATCGGTCGAAGGGCAATGAGGCTGGCACTTACTGACCCATTACTTGTCTTAACCTCCTGTGGAAAGTATTAACAGGTACCCTCGCAAGGAAAATATATACGTTCCTTGAGGAAAACAATCTACTGCCAGTAGAACAAAAGGTATGTAGAAAAGGACCGAAGGGCATCAAGGACCACCTTGTGATTGGCAAGGGTATAATAGGCAAGAGTGTAATAGGCAAGGGTATAATGAAAAACTGTAAACGGTATCAAAAAAACTTATGCATGGCCTGGGTAGACTTCAAAAAAGCTTACAACTTGTTGTCGCATTCATGGATTTGGAAACACTCGACATGTGTGGAATAGCTGAGAACGTGTGTGCACTGATCAAGAACAGCATGCCTAGTTGGAAAACACGTCTTtccatcggaatttgaactcgggacgtagCGGCAAACGTccagtgcaataataataataataataataataataataataataatNNNNNNNNNNNNNNNNNNNNNNNNNNNNNNNNNNNNNNNNNNNNNNNNNNNNNNNNNNNNNNNNNNNNNNNNNNNNNNNNNNNNNNNNNNNNNNNNNNNNNNNNNNNNNNNNNNNNNNNNNNNNNNNNNNNNNNNNNNNNNNNNNNNNNNNNNNNNNNNNNNNNNNNNNNNNNNNNNNNNNNNNNNNNNNNNNNNNNNNNNNNNNNNNNNNNNNNNNNNNNNNNNNNNNNNNNNNNNNNNNNNNNNNNNNNNNNNNNNNNNNNNNNNNNNNNNNNNNNNNNNNNNNNNNNNNNNNNNNNNNNNNNNNNNNNNNNNNNNNNNNNNNNNNNNNNNNNNNNNNNNNNNNNNNNNNNNNNNNNNNNNNNNNNNNNNNNNNNNNNNNNNNNNNNNNNNNNNNNNNNNNNNNNNNNNNNNNNNNNNNNNNNNNNNNNNNNNNNNNNNNNNNNNNNNNNNNNNNNNNNNNNNNNNNNNNNNNNNNNNNNNNNNNNNNNNNNNNNNNNNNNNNNNNNNNNNNNNNNNNNNNNNNNNNNNNNNNNNNNNNNNNNNNNNNNNNNNNNNNNNNNNNNNNNNNNNNNNNNNNNNNNNNNNNNNNNNNNNNNNNNNNNNNNNNNNNNNNNNNNNNNNNNNNNNNNNNNNNNNNNNNNNNNNNNNNNNNNNNNNNNNNNNNNNNNNNNNNNNNNNNNNNNNNNNNNNNNNNNNNNNNNNNNNNNNNNNNNNNNNNNNNNNNNNNNNNNNNNNNNNNNNNNNNNNNNNNNNNNNNNNNNNNNNNNNNNNNNNNNNNNNNNNNNNNNNNNNNNNNNNNNNNNNNNNNNNNNNNNNNNNNNNNNNNNNNNNNNNNNNNNNNNNNNNNNNNNNNNNNNNNNNNNNNNNNNNNNNNNNNNNNNNNNNNNNNNNNNNNNNNNNNNNNNNNNNNNNNNNNNNNNNNNNNNNNNNNNNNNNNNNNNNNNNNNNNNNNNNNNNNNNNNNNNNNNNNNNNNNNNNNNNNNNctaccctttcagatatactttcattgtgatttctgcaatgtggtgcataaattgtcaagtaaatgagacgcatctttgcctccactgattcacttgcaaagtgttgagtaaaattatttcgttgcagacctcctttgggtctttttattatcactgcgacacacatagtccccagttggtaacattgatttcaaggccctcctagatgagagactggcattccacttaatgtctatgttccatgctggcatggattggagagttattaatgtagaaatatggtatcgtagctactaacagttgagggttgcgtagtctagacggcgtttttagatttcattattctctttaacccgggcaaagccgggtatttctgctagtatattataatttttctatcaATAATTAGGGAGACAATCCATTGACTTAACCCTTCTCCTTTGACAGTGCATTCAACAAGTAGCTGTGGGGTCTTTTCCCCCCCTCCATTTTGATGAGAAGTTATAGGACACTGACCATTAGGGTTTGAAGAAACGCTGTAAAGGTAAGCGCTCTATGAATGTAAAACCCAGGGCAACCCCATATACCAGTCATAACTATCTTTACCTAAGTACTATACtgctctttcggatttatgatttaatgacgatatgtgtgtgtgtgcgtgcgcatgcgagcatgtgtgtatgtgtgtgtgttcaacattttctcatatatttaaCTATTATACAGTGTTCTTATTAACCATTAATGCATAATAAATCCGATGTAATTATAtcagaaaacaaacaacacttACCAAGGAAACCATTCTTGTTACATAACCTCTCAGTACAACAAGTAACACAAGAAGGGCCATTAAACCATCTATGGCATGTAAAGATATTGTTCTTTGCAGCATCAATGCATTTTCTGTATGTACTGCAGGATCTTTCAAACTTCTGAGTAACACCATTCATTGTTGACATGTACTGGCACACAGGCTGCAGCAGTAAATATAAAAgtcatttactactactactacaactactactactagcaatgataacaacaacaacaacaacaacacatgtaATGCTTAACATGCGAGAAAATAGAATCGTTGCTCCAAAAATTATCCAAAGAACAACAAATGAAAGGGAAGTGTTGAAAGATATCTGCGTAAGCAatctcttttaaaatttattgatgTTTACCACTTACAAATAATACAGAGTCCAATGTTTTCATACCACGAGTAAATATGACAATCGAAGCACAACGCATATGAACATCACACGTCTCTTTCACCCACCGTCAAAACCAAAGTTTCTTAATTGTGGAATGCACACAGTGAATTTTTGGCATAAAATGTACACAAAATTCCCACGTACACACTTCATCTGTACCAGAAACTAACACAACTGTACCTGTTGTAAAGGATGATAGTCTAAATACATTGTCAGACCCAAGTCTTCAGGTCTtgcaaatataacagaaaatgcaTAAATGGCACAAGAGGAATATATTGACCTTGGCTGGCGTCCCATTAGAAATTAGCATGACTACATCAATGAGAATGGATCTCCAACTAAAGGTATCTCGCATGGCAAATGTCTCCACTGCAGTTGTAACGTCTGCCTTTTTCAGTTGAAATAATTTCCTCTGATATTGCACAACTGACATGAGGGAAGGTTTTGTCGACTTTGTAATCAGATATACataattttactctttactctcgcTCCTGCATTGCTATTTGGTTTCACAAACTGATGATCCAAACTGAAAGGATCATCCGAAATGATCATACGAATTGCAATTCGGTTTTAGGAAATGACTATCCGTCTCTGGCTTCAATTGTCACAAGCTTTTTGTTCCACTGAGTCAAGGATAGGAAGACAGAGGggatatctatatctacataagcaccaaaaacaattagcaaaagcccGGTACAAGCTACTTGATCATACTAGCTTGCGAGTGACAGATATGGATATAttttaacagaaaggaagaaagtaacaTTTCAGTTTACCTCTGCTCCTGAACAAGTTGTCACTTCTGAAGCATTGCACATCACTCCTGAACATGTTTCACACAGCAAATTCCGTTGAAATAAGGAGTAATCTACAGAGTATAAGTAAATATCCATATTTAGAAACCAAATTGTGTAATGTTCAGCAATAACAAGTAAGATTTACTTTgttatgtaaaagaaatatatacgtgTTAGTATTGGAATCAATACATGTTAGACATACAAGACAACAAATTCTAAGGAagattataaacatttttattttcatttggaaaTGTTTCCATTATGACACATATTCAACTAAGAAAATGATGAAAGCTACTTGTTACCCGTTTCCCTTAATATTCTGCTCTCAAAAATATGTGAAAACTGTGGAACAACTCAAAACATAGACTATATTATTAAAACAGAAAGAACACTGTAGATAATATAATCTTCGAAAATCTCAATCGAATGcctgatggtcacagctggaatgttcATGATCATAAGCTGGCCCAATCAAGGCTCACCTGAGACTAAACAAACAGctttgatattaaaaatatttacaagtcccatacatacatacatacatacatatatatattgtatatatacatacgtatatataaatgcgtaaatCTATCTATtggcagacatacatatacacacaggatattatggtgtgtatatatgcacaacaaATAACCAGTTATAGTAGTGTTCAATGTATCATATTGCATTAAATTCCCCAAATCAAACGtgaaatgcatataaatgtgcaaTGATGCATATGCATAGAGTTTGAAATAGACTGTAATACATGAACTGAGCAAAACACATTTGAAAGATATCATAGTAATTTCATGGATTTTTTCTTTCCAGAATCCCATTACTAGTGTTGCGAAAGTTGGTGCAACTTTCGTTCTCATTTCCATGACCAGTATCTGCATGCATTAATGGTTATCAAAAGTGATTTTCTAACATCATTCATAATCCTTCAAACATAAATGAATTGTTAAGTCTACACATAACATCCAAAGGTACATCTTTTTCcctctgatgaaattatactcatatcacataaatgtaaatttaatgtacaaatttgttatTAAAGTATTGAGTACCAATTGAAATGGCTGTAAGAAGTGAAGATGAtcaatttgttgttaataataaacaattattaacttcttaatctccgttttcttttcttcagagaatgaatgggagaaagagagcctgccgtatgtcaacccaacagagggaccagctatccgagttgacagtaccagggtagataaagcaattaagagtatgaagacagggaaagcccccggcccatcaggaatcactgcagagatgctcaaaatatctggcagtgttggttacagcctagtcacccgtattacgaaccaggtgatacacgaaggagtcatacctaatgactggtgtagcagcaccatagtaaactgctacaaaggtaaaggtgacgctttagatactaataattacagaggcatcaagctgttagatcaggttatgaaagttacggagaggNNNNNNNNNNNNNNNNNNNNNNNNNNNNNNNNNNNNNNNNNNNNNNNNNNNNNNNNNNNNNNNNNNNNNNNNNNNNNNNNNNNNNNNNNNNNNNNNNNNNNNNNNNNNNNNNNNNNNNNNNNNNNNNNNNNNNNNNNNNNNNNNNNNNNNNNNNNNNNNNNNNNNNNNNNNNNNNNNNNNNNNNNNNNNNNNNNNNNNNNNNNNNNNNNNNNNNNNNNNNNNNNNNNNNNNNNNNNNNNNNNNNNNNNNNNNNNNNNNNNNNNNNNNNNNNNNNNNNNNNNNNNNNNNNNNNNNNNNNNNNNNNNNNNNNNNNNNNNNNNNNNNNNNNNNNNNNNNNNNNNNNNNNNNNNNNNNNNNNNNNNNNNNNNNNNNNNNNNNNNNNNNNNNNNNNNNNNNNNNNNNNNNNNNNNNNNNNNNNNNNNNNNNNNNNNNNNNNNNNNNNNNNNNNNNNNNNNNNNNNNNNNNNNNNNNNNNNNNNNNNNNNNNNNNNNNNNNNNNNNNNNNNNNNNNNNNNNNNNNNNNNNNNNNNNNNNNNNNNNNNNNNNNNNNNNNNNNNNNNNNNNNNNNNNNNNNNNNNNNNNNNNNNNNNNNNNNNNNNNNNNNNNNNNNNNNNNNNNNNNNNNNNNNNNNNNNNNNNNNNNNNNNNNNNNNNNNNNNNNNNNNNNNNNNNNNNNNNNNNNNNNNNNNNNNNNNNNNNNNNNNNNNNNNNNNNNNNNNNNNNNNNNNNNNNNNNNNNNNNNNNNNNNNNNNNNNNNNNNNNNNNNNNNNNNNNNNNNNNNNNNNNNNNNNNNNNNNNNNNNNNNNNNNNNNNNNNNNNNNNNNNNNNNNNNNNNNNNNNNNNNNNNNNNNNNNNNNNNNNNNNNNNNNNNNNNNNNNNNNNNNNNNNNNNNNNNNNNNNNNNNNNNNNNNNNNNNNNNNNNNNNNNNNNNNNNNNNNNNNNNNNNNNNNNNNNNNNNNNNNNNNNNNNNNNNNNNNNNNNNNNNNNNNNNNNNNNNNNNNNNNNNNNNNNNNNNNNNNNNNNNNNNNNNNNNNNNNNNNNNNNNNNNNNNNNNNNNNNNNNNNNNNNNNNNNNNNNNNNNNNNNNNNNNNNNNNNNNNNNNNNNNNNNNNNNNNNNNNNNNNNNNNNNNNNNNNNNNNNNNNNNNNNNNNNNNNNNNNNNNNNNNNNNNNNNNNNNNNNNNNNNNNNNNNNNNNNNNNNNNNNNNNNNNNNNNNNNNNNNNNNNNNNNNNNNNNNNNNNNNNNNNNNNNNNNNNNNNNNNNNNNNNNNNNNNNNNNNNNNNNNNNNNNNNNNNNNNNNNNNNNNNNNNNNNNNNNNNNNNNNNNNNNNNNNNNNNNNNNNNNNNNNNNNNNNNNNNNNNNNNNNNNNNNNNNNNNNNNNNNNNNNNNNNNNNNNNNNNNNNNNNNNNNNNNNNNNNNNNNNNNNNNNNNNNNNNNNNNNNNNNNNNNNNNNNNNNNNNNNNNNNNNNNNNNNNNNNNNNNNNNNNNNNNNNNNNNNNNNNNNNNNNNNNNNNNNNNNNNNNNNNNNNNNNNNNNNNNNNNNNNNNNNNNNNNNNNNNNNNNNNNNNNNNNNNNNNNNNNNNNNNNNNNNNNNNNNNNNNNNNNNNNNNNNNNNNNNNNNNNNNNNNNNNNNNNNNNNNNNNNNNNNNNNNNNNNNNNNNNNNNNNNNNNNNNNNNNNNNNNNNNNNNNN
This portion of the Octopus bimaculoides isolate UCB-OBI-ISO-001 unplaced genomic scaffold, ASM119413v2 Scaffold_91152, whole genome shotgun sequence genome encodes:
- the LOC106878889 gene encoding uncharacterized protein LOC106878889, producing the protein MMCACHLPALVNYMNKTYNKAVNVKGECRTGLSNNQTKAIPILAYSQCNNYSLFQRNLLCETCSGVMCNASEVTTCSGAEPVCQYMSTMNGVTQKFERSCSTYRKCIDAAKNNIFTCHRWFNGPSCVTCCTERLCNKNGFLGKCCLFSDIITSDLLCING